The segment TGATAACACCAACCCAGACATCCAAAGTCGGGCTAGGTACTGAACTCATGGTGGGCAAAGGGAACACTGAGTGTACGAGCGGGAGTGACAGCAGTTTTGCCTCCACAGGTACATCCAGTGTGCCAAAGATGCTGGTGTGCCCTGCCGCTGCTTCAGCTTCTGTGCCACAATAGAGCAGGCACGCCACAACAACAGGGTGAGCCACTCTCCAGGCCCCATCCCACCCCTCATCTAAGCCCTGCGCCCTCTGACCTTTGTGTCATTTTGCAGTTCCGTGAGATGACCGACCCTTCACATGCGCCGGTATCAGACATGGTCATGTTTAGCTACAGGTTTGGGGGTTCCGGGGTCCTggcgggggtggggagatggggtacagagcctcacccccccccacccccatcctacAGGAAGCAGTTTGAGCCGCCCACACTGGCTGAAGGCTTCCTGGAGATCCTTCAGGTCCCATTCCGGTTACAGGAGCATCTGGACCCTGCGCTGCAGCGACTATACTGCCAGTTTTCCGAGGGCTGAGTCCTCAATAAACACTGCTGCTACTCTGCTCAGCCATCTTGCTGGGGTTATGGAAGGCAAACCAGGTGTCATGGCGTTCCACATTGAGCTCAGGCTTAAACGTGGGCTCTTGTGCACCCAGCATACCTGGCCCGGGAACTTGAGCGGCCACAGGCATTTTGTGGTGGGGGAACCATGACCTAACTGACCAGTCGGCAATAAGTATCAACCAGGTGTAGAACTGGGCCTGAGCCTGGGGTCTCGGGATGTGAGGAGGTTTGACCAGGTACAGGAGATTGTAACAATTAAAAGAAAGGCTGTAGTGTGGGTACCTGTACCCTGAGGAGCCTGCTTTTCTGTCTACTGAcatcacatccaaacatgaagaCTTAGCAGATCTGTGCCTGGGGTGGACCCACACTAACTTCAGGAAGTACGACCATCTTGCACTGAGCACAGAACAAGCATGGAGGGATAGCATGTGGGTTAAAAGGCTTTATTAGGGAAACATACAGGGGCAAGGACCATCCTTGGGAGACCTCAGGACGCTGTCCTCCAGGTTGCTGGGCAGGTACAGTCCCCAGGAGCCCCTGCTCAGAAGCATCTGACCTGGGAGGCAGTAGGAGGGGTGGCTTCTACTAGTGAAACTGCCCCCTGCCCCCCCAGTACTTAAGCTGTGGCCCTGGCACCCATTCCTTGCCAGGGATATTGGTAACAGGAGGCAGTGACTCATGCAGCAGGTCTAAGGCCAGGGTCACCCTGCTGCTTCCCACAAACACAAGTGCCGCTCACCAGTCTCCACTGGGGCCTCGTCTGGGACTGTGACCTGCCCAGCCTAGGAGTCCACTAGCCACCCATCTGCAGAGGAAGAAGCCAGGGAGGTTTCAGAAATGGATACCCAGGAGCAGGGCCCAGTGAGGTGTGAATGGTAGAGCCAGCCTCACCCCtcgctgctgctgctcctgctccaggCTTCGCTGCAGGACCTGCTGCTGGTTGGCAATGACACGACGGATACCATTGACAAAGTTGCTCTGGTCATGCGGGATGAGgccaatgaagatcttcttctCCGAGGAGTACAGGAGCATGAGCACGCGAACCTCGCACGAGGCCTTATAGGAGAAGTGCACGCAGCCCGCCTAATAGCAGGCCCCAGTCAGGACCTCAGCCATAAGCCAGCCAGCCCCTTGGGGAACAGCTGAACCCAAGACTACTGGCCTCTTAATGGCAGGTCCCAGAGGTCCAGGGCACCCCAGTTAAGGCCTCCAGGCCTGACACCACCCTGGGCAAGCCTCCTCCTCTACACTGGAGACCAGACCCTGTTTAACTGTCAATAACTGTGGCTCCCCAGGGTCCTGAGGTCCCTCACTAGTTCCAGCTCGGGGTTTAGCTACTTACAGGGAAACCGAAGCCCCAGAGCTGGTAGATGTGGATCTTGGGGGCTCCAGGCCTCCCAAGttccctgggaattctgggcCAAGCTGGACCATAGGCGTTGGTTAGTGGTCCAACTGGGGCAGGACCCTCTCTAGCTGGGGGGCCTATCTGGTACACCGTCTCCAAGCCTGCTGCCTCAGTCCTCCAGTGGAGGCCAGAGTCGGCACGAGGACTGGGTGGGACTGCACATGCAGACACCTAGGGGGCCCTGGTGTATAACGGGGTGCAATCCTATCTGCATCagtgtggcagaggcagaggccccaCCACAGCTTCCACAAGCAGCTGCATTAGTCTGTCTCTTTGGCTGCTGCCCTCCACTCACGAAGCCATTGTCCATGATCCGGCACAGGCTCTTCAGAGTCTCCATGTCCTTAGTGAAGTGGAACTGTACCAGGCGTGAGTTCCGGAACAGTGGCACGAGGGTGGTCTGTGGGAAGGCCAAGGGCTACTTTACGGAAGCCTAGCTTGCTGTGAAAACCAGGCTGCACTCTGCACCAGCCCACCACAGGGTCTTCGACCCACCCCCAGCCTGGCATCCCCTGAACCCTCACCAGCAACTGCTGTGGAATGAGCTGCATGAAGAGCCTCCGAGGCCACTGATCCGTTCTCCTGCCACACAGGACAGCAGGCATCAGGCGGGAAGTCCTCCCTCAGAGGCCTGCACTGCAAATGTGCCCACCCAGCACCCCACACTCACAGGATCTCTCCTTGGTTCACATAGACGTGGGATGGCAGCCACCGCTTGGACCGGCTGTTGGGCTCAGGCCTGGGCTTTGGGGCAGAGTGAGAGGGCACTTCAGGGGAGGGCAGCTTAGGGCCAGCAGCCCACTCAGCCCCCGCAGCTCACCTCTTGCCACTCCATGACTCCACTCCATGCCAAGAATTTGTTGTTGACAATCTGAACAGGTCCAGAGTGCACCCCTCCAGGGCCCACAGCCTGTGGGTTGGGAAACCACCATGCTGTTAACAATTCTAACTCACATTCCCCCATTAGCTGGCTGCAGCCATGATTTCAGAGCCCAGCAGGCAGAAAACTGGTCCCATCCTCACtgccaacactctgtgctcccaAGGCAAGTCTTAGCCCCTGGGTGGTACAGAGGACCATAGCTACCTAAGCAAATAGCAGGCTTCTGAGGATGCCATCAACTTGACAGTCAGATGCCAGGATGCATGGTCACCCTCCAGAGACTTTGGGCCTCTTGCCAAACCTGCCACCCCACTCCTGCACTGCAGAGGACTCTACAACTAGGCCTCACCCTCTAGTTGAGCCTCTTGGAAGCCTATACAGCTATGCTTCCCCTCAAGCCCTTCTGGGTACGGCACTGACTGCCTCATCACAGCTCTCCTGCGCTCCTGACTCCGCCTTGACGTCACACTCCACACCGGTCAGATGTAGCTGCTCTACCAGTGCAGGACCAGGACCAGGCTACCCCCAGCTGGCACACCTGCTTGCGGGTGGTGATGACCTGCCGTATGGCATTGACGAAGCCACTCTGGTCGTAGGGGATGAGGCCCATGAAGATCTTCTTCTTAGACGAGTACAGGAGCATGAGCACACGCACCTCGCAAGGAGAAATGTGGGGGAAGAGCATGCAGCCCGCCTGTGGGGACAGGGCTGCAGGTCAGGCGCCTGGCCCTCCACACTCAACATCTTACCTGCCTGGGGAGGCCCGGACTCACCAAAACACAACCCAGGCTTTCCCCAGGGCAGGTGAACTACTCTTTGCCACCTAAGCACCTGATGACTTTAGAGGGCAGGGACCAGTGTGAGGCACTGGCCGTGTATGGCTGTGTCCCTCCTTCTCTACCAACCCCAGCCCTGCTGCTGGCTTAGAGTGGGTGCAGGGGGCTGGAGCAAAGGCTCAGGAGTGAGGACCGACTGCTCTTGTTTGGACCaaggtctggttcccagcacccacagggcactTCAGGACCTCAATGGCATTCGGTCCCATGGGATCTCTGAgggcctcttctggtctctgcaacaccaggcacacacgatacacatacacacaccattaaaaaaaaaaaaaacacaaaacccttAAATGTTTAAAGAGCAGGTGGTAGGCCAGGCACCCAAGGGAAGCCACTTAGCATCCCAGTTTCACCATCTATAGGACACATGCATAGGGACAGCTATGTAGCCATGACTACGGAACACTAGCTAAGGTGCCAGTCCTTCAACAGGAAGACAGTATCTGTAGGCTGTCCCGTCCTGTGCCAGGACATAGAAGAACCCATTCCTAGCTGGCCAGCCTTTGGACTAATTCTCCAGACCCTGGGCCCAGCTCTGGGACACTACTCCAGAAGAGCTGCTGCTGGCACAAGGTTGCAGCCACGCCATGCCCCAGTCTGTGGGGCCCAGAAAAGGGACAAATCCTTGGAGGTGGCCAAGTAGGAGTAGAGCAGCCTAAGGCAGAACTGGGGTTGAGTCTGGAGTCCAATCCTCGGCATGCATGGGCTGGTGACTTCCTCTCACCCTGTACCGCCACCTGCTGCAGTCCAGTGACCTCAAACTGGGTCCACAGCAGTAGAGGTTGGCCACCAGACGacaccaccaccccacacacTGGGCCTTGAGAAGCAAAACCTGCTGGGCTCCACGTCAGAGGCAGGAGATAGGAGCAGCATGCACCCTGGCCAACCCACAGGCTCATGCGCCTGCTGCATTATAGCACCACCCAGGAGGCACGGGAAGACTCCCATTATAGGGCAGAATGAGGTCCCACCCCACTGCCCCCCACTCCCACTCACGAAGCCATTGCCCATGATGCGGCAGAGGCCCTTGAGGGAGTCACAGTCTCTGTTGGTGAAGTGGAACTGGGCCAGCTGAGAGTTTCGGAACAGGGGGCCCAGTGTGGTCTGTGGATGACAA is part of the Rattus norvegicus strain BN/NHsdMcwi chromosome 1, GRCr8, whole genome shotgun sequence genome and harbors:
- the Ptov1 gene encoding prostate tumor-overexpressed gene 1 protein homolog — protein: MVRPRRAPHRSGAGGPLGGRGRPPRPLVVRAVRSRSWPAGPRGPQPPRIRARSAPPMEGARVFGALGPIGPSSPGLTLGGLAVNEHRLSNKLLAWSGVLEWQEKRRPFSDSAAKLKRTLPCQAYVNQGENLETDQWPQKLIMQLIPQQLLTTLGPLFRNSQLAQFHFTNRDCDSLKGLCRIMGNGFAGCMLFPHISPCEVRVLMLLYSSKKKIFMGLIPYDQSGFVNAIRQVITTRKQAVGPGGVHSGPVQIVNNKFLAWSGVMEWQEPRPEPNSRSKRWLPSHVYVNQGEILRTDQWPRRLFMQLIPQQLLTTLVPLFRNSRLVQFHFTKDMETLKSLCRIMDNGFAGCVHFSYKASCEVRVLMLLYSSEKKIFIGLIPHDQSNFVNGIRRVIANQQQVLQRSLEQEQQQRGMGG